In Armatimonadota bacterium, the following are encoded in one genomic region:
- a CDS encoding sugar phosphate isomerase/epimerase produces MSRFALSTAWHVARVTDARELLGLPARLGFGGVELSSVGVDLAAEVRQVAGDGYPPIVSLHAPCPVPYAGAARLDDLAALDERRRRAAVDFTKATVDMAAAVGARAIVLHLGTVEGTLPQPAIVQAMEAGMKAGMEVGDGDEWKALLAEGLAARRAAADRHLDRCMASLEALTAHAAGSGVHLGAETRYEYNDLPNFEEFAVILREFGHRGVGYWHDVGHGHAQQVLGLATPAQYLERYGEHLLGLHLHDARLTRDHLPPGEGDVDFEALRAYARPEHLRVFEVFSVQPEERLDRSLRYLEELNL; encoded by the coding sequence GTGTCGCGGTTCGCGCTTTCAACGGCGTGGCATGTTGCGCGGGTCACGGACGCCCGCGAACTCCTCGGCCTGCCTGCCCGCCTGGGTTTTGGCGGGGTCGAGCTTAGCTCGGTGGGTGTGGATCTAGCGGCCGAGGTGCGGCAGGTTGCGGGCGACGGCTATCCGCCTATAGTCAGCCTGCACGCTCCGTGTCCGGTGCCCTACGCAGGGGCCGCGCGCCTTGACGACCTGGCCGCGCTCGACGAGAGGCGCCGGCGGGCCGCCGTGGATTTCACCAAGGCGACAGTGGATATGGCCGCGGCCGTGGGCGCGCGCGCAATCGTGCTGCACTTGGGCACCGTGGAGGGCACGCTCCCGCAACCGGCAATCGTCCAGGCAATGGAAGCCGGGATGAAAGCCGGGATGGAAGTCGGGGATGGGGACGAGTGGAAGGCGCTGCTTGCAGAGGGACTTGCTGCGCGCAGGGCTGCGGCGGATCGCCACCTGGACCGATGCATGGCAAGTCTGGAGGCGCTGACCGCCCACGCCGCGGGTTCAGGCGTTCATCTGGGTGCGGAGACCCGTTACGAGTACAACGATCTTCCGAACTTCGAGGAGTTTGCCGTGATACTCCGGGAGTTCGGGCACCGCGGCGTCGGGTACTGGCACGATGTGGGCCATGGCCACGCCCAGCAGGTTCTCGGCCTGGCGACTCCCGCGCAGTACCTGGAACGCTACGGAGAGCACCTTCTGGGACTTCATCTGCACGACGCCCGCTTGACGCGGGACCACCTGCCGCCCGGCGAGGGTGATGTGGACTTCGAGGCGCTGCGCGCCTATGCCCGCCCGGAGCACCTGCGCGTGTTCGAGGTGTTCAGCGTTCAACCCGAGGAGAGGTTGGATCGATCGCTTCGGTACCTGGAAGAGCTGAACCTCTAG